One region of Syngnathus scovelli strain Florida chromosome 15, RoL_Ssco_1.2, whole genome shotgun sequence genomic DNA includes:
- the LOC125981912 gene encoding von Willebrand factor A domain-containing protein 7, giving the protein MSPALAVWVILLLQSGAQGFGILPGSSQSHQEITKEAILNVTVQVCRALAEAEGSDFAFPPQPFTPTGVAAACRAGNSIRSYEQAIRSITLRNIRVDLEEALNASFHFDDETFVSGRNIITTGLQTVKANNKEENFEAARENLGATLHTLQDFYSHSNWVEIGMSFPNSNLLRSDTSIGNLADESRPTCRSCDGDDCRNNILEDIISEQVLTSGYFGLIPLIDTKPSGKCSHGGALDVTSRIEPTGGINKDTTNSEHGFLHSEAARLATSATSEILEDVRRAAGDEPFLQMLGVSRGSGKALCLVIDTTQSMSDDIAAVRTATSTFIDSQVETDNQPLSYILVPFNDPEFGPVMRTSDPEVFKNLVDDLTASGGGDEGELSLSGLQLALTNAPRSSDIFLFTDASAKDEQLKSTVIANIERTQSVVYFLITGTPANTRRRRRRSTRIAESDAQVYKDLSDAAGGLVIEVDKDQLLEATSIIGQMSNSTVVTLVRASRTPGVNANFSFVIDGTTSNVRLFITGNPANVTLVDPEGREVDLRTVAADQLTSSFTSAGNLESWQLRPQVGTWQVMVEATNPYTLRATGQSPLDFLFDFAEFVPSPSNTFDVLDSRPLAGTNGSLLVMLTGSNTANVTEVTLVESAGSLEVPGNVESQEGGNFLVRVDNIPSVPFVVRVKGNEVNATAGGVFPFQRESATSFRASNLTIKADAEGNLVPGTEFSVPFTVTAEETGGNITIRATTNNPLYTASAPNVLLVEPPGLSANGTVMLAVPLNTPSGTTVTLVIEAEAPGGDDINYAIIRISVLNPVTDFTAPVCQVLGIVNCVQNTSANPWSLSLKVSDGAEGTGVERVTLTQGNGTLTLTPDTENQNDTLATYEGFCDSPDVELLVVDNVGNADMCSFNAFTTSSGCVASFLTQTALGCAVLTLALGFPENLNMF; this is encoded by the exons ATGTCGCCCGCTTTGGCGGTTTGGGTCATCCTTCTGCTTCAAAGTGGAGCTCAAGGATTCGGGATTCTGCCAGGAAGTTCGCAGAGTCACCAAGAGATCACAAAAGAAGCCATTTTGAACGTCACCGTGCAGGTGTGCCGTGCGCTGGCCGAAGCTGAGGGCAGCGACTTCGCCTTTCCC CCGCAGCCGTTCACCCCCACAGGTGTGGCAGCCGCTTGCAGGGCCGGAAACTCCATCAGGAGCTACGAGCAAGCCATCAGGTCCATCACGTTGCGCAACATACGCGTGGACCTGGAAGAAGCGCTCAACGCCAGCTTCCACTTTGACGACGAAACCTTCGTCAGCGGTCGGAACATCATCACCACCGGCCTGCAGACGGTCAAGGCCAACAATAAGGAGGAGAACTTTGAAGCAGCCCGGGAAAACCTGGGAGCGACCCTACACACGCTCCAG GACTTTTACAGCCACAGTAACTGGGTGGAGATCGGCATGAGCTTTCCCAACTCTAACCTTCTCAGATCCGACACCAGCATCGGCAACTTAGCAG ACGAGAGCAGGCCGACATGTCGCAGCTGCGATGGCGATGACTGCAGAAATAACATCCTGGAGGACATCATCAGCGAGCAGGTCCTGACCTCGGGATATTTTGGACTCATTCCATTGATCGACACCAAGCCCAGCG GAAAGTGCAGCCACGGAGGAGCCCTGGACGTGACCAGCAGGATCGAGCCCACCGGCGGGATCAACAAAGATACCACCAATTCAGAGCACGGCTTCCTCCACTCAGAAGCGGCCCGTCTGGCCACGTCGGCGACCAGCGAGATCCTGGAGGACGTTCGACGAGCGGCGGGAGATGAACCTTTCCTCCA AATGTTGGGCGTGTCCAGAGGAAGCGGCAAAGCTCTTTGTTTGGTGATCGACACCACGCAGAGTATGAGCGATGATATCGCGGCCGTGCGCACTGCCACTTCCACCTTCATCGACAGCCAAGTGGAAACTGACAACCAACCTTTGTCCTACATTCTCGTGCCCTTCAACGATCCAG AATTTGGGCCGGTGATGAGAACAAGTGACCCGGAAGTCTTCAAGAACCTTGTGGATGATCTGACGGCAAGCGGTGGAGGAGATGAAGGGGAGCTGAGTCTCTCAGGGCTCCAG TTGGCATTGACGAACGCTCCTCGGAGCTCGGACATCTTCCTCTTCACAGAcgcctcggccaaagatgaacaGCTGAAGTCCACCGTCATCGCTAACATTGAGCGGACTCAATCTGTG gtGTACTTCCTGATCACGGGAACACCGGCGAACACTCGGCGGCGGCGTAGGCGGAGTACCAGAATTGCAGAATCGGACGCTCAGGTGTACAAAGATCTAAGCGATGCCGCTGGAGGTCTGGTCATAGAAGTGGACAAGGACCAACTCTTGGAGGCTACCAGCATCATCGGGCAAATGTCCAACTCAACTGTAGTGACACTCGTGCGAGCCTCCAGGACTCCAGGAGTGAACGCAAACTTCAGTTTTGTGATTGACGGGACAACCAGCAATGTCCGACTTTTCATCACGGGAAATCCGGCTAACGTCACGCTGGTGGATCCTGAGG GCCGTGAGGTCGATTTGCGCACCGTGGCGGCGGACCAATTGACCTCGTCCTTCACGTCGGCGGGAAACTTGGAAAGTTGGCAGCTGAGGCCTCAAGTGGGAACGTGGCAAGTGATGGTGGAGGCAACAAATCCGTACACACTGAGGGCCACAG GTCAGAGTCCCCTTGACTTCCTGTTTGACTTTGCGGAGTTCGTCCCCTCCCCGTCAAACACGTTTGATGTTCTCGACTCACGTCCATTGGCGG GCACCAACGGAAGTTTGCTGGTGATGCTTACGGGGAGCAACACTGCGAATGTGACggaggtcactctggttgagtcagCGGGATCGCTGGAGGTCCCGGGAAACGTGGAGTCGCAGGAAGGCGGCAACTTCCTGGTTCGGGTCGACAATATTCCATCTGTGCCGTTTGTGGTGCGTGTGAAGGGAAACGAGGTGAACGCCACGGCGGGAGGAGTCTTTCCTTTCCAAAGGGAGTCGGCGACCAGCTTTCGCGCGTCCAATTTAACTATCAAG GCTGATGCCGAGGGAAACCTCGTCCCCGGGACGGAGTTCTCTGTGCCTTTTACCGTGACCGCCGAAGAAACTGGAGGAAATATCACGATCCGGGCGACCACCAACAACCCGCTCTACACAGCCAGTGCTCCGAACGTTCTCCTGGTGGAGCCGCCGGGACTGAGCGCCAACGGCACCGTGATGCTCGCTGTGCCACTCAATACACCGTCAGGCACCACCGTCACCCTCGTTATTGAAGCGGAGGCCCCCGGAGGCGACGACATCAACTACGCCATCATCAGAATTTCCGTCCTGAATCCG GTGACGGACTTCACGGCTCCCGTGTGCCAGGTGCTGGGCATCGTCAACTGCGTGCAAAACACAAGCGCAAACCCGTGGTCGCTGTCGCTGAAGGTCAGCGACGGCGCCGAAGGGACGGGCGTGGAGCGGGTCACCCTCACGCAAGGCAACGGCACGCTGACCCTCACACCGGACACCGAAAACCAGAACGACACCCTGGCCACCTATGAGGGATTTTGCGATTCGCCCGATGTGGAGCTGCTGGTGGTGGACAACGTGGGCAATGCGGACA